In Candidatus Micrarchaeia archaeon, one DNA window encodes the following:
- a CDS encoding Fic family protein, giving the protein MNMQNITAEMFIEFNKKQHNHGIPIKAYENIAELLFYFIQKHPFIDGNKRTAAFTLDYYLNQKNYYLNESTKLNLILKYVTDEESTPSSIYSDLKKIILRYNQNVEL; this is encoded by the coding sequence ATGAATATGCAAAATATTACTGCTGAAATGTTTATTGAATTTAATAAAAAACAACATAATCATGGAATACCTATAAAAGCTTATGAAAATATTGCAGAATTACTTTTTTATTTTATACAAAAGCACCCATTTATTGATGGAAATAAAAGAACAGCTGCTTTTACTTTAGATTATTACTTAAATCAAAAAAATTACTATTTAAATGAATCTACAAAATTAAATTTAATTTTAAAATATGTTACTGATGAAGAATCAACTCCTAGTTCTATTTACTCTGATCTTAAAAAAATTATTTTAAGATATAACCAAAATGTAGAATTATAA
- a CDS encoding HEPN domain-containing protein, whose amino-acid sequence MGLDECFEKQLIKKDETAKNRVKNSLLIANDFLDKAKGNMEMEYYSVSFSLSYNCLFHCCRALIFSKGYTEKSHGCMILFLKNEYKNNKKIYSFLKTIDSYRISRHSIQYEGEYVSEVDAKEALIDSEQFLKEIKKELRFLD is encoded by the coding sequence ATGGGATTGGATGAATGTTTTGAAAAACAATTGATAAAAAAAGATGAAACTGCAAAAAATAGAGTAAAAAATTCTTTATTAATAGCAAATGATTTTTTAGATAAAGCTAAAGGAAATATGGAAATGGAATATTATAGCGTATCTTTTAGTTTATCTTATAACTGTCTATTTCACTGTTGCAGAGCATTAATTTTTTCAAAAGGATACACTGAAAAAAGTCATGGATGTATGATTTTATTTTTAAAAAATGAATATAAAAACAATAAAAAAATTTATTCTTTTTTAAAAACAATAGATTCTTATAGAATTTCCAGACATTCAATACAATATGAAGGAGAATATGTTTCTGAAGTAGATGCAAAAGAAGCATTGATAGATTCAGAACAATTTTTAAAAGAAATTAAAAAAGAATTAAGATTCCTTGATTAA
- a CDS encoding nucleotidyltransferase domain-containing protein, translating into MLKILKTFKGWKVIEYFLKNPNKIIHIKGLSRELKISPRTSEIYCKKYSQQNILSFKKFANTSQYSLNNNHYLVKSLKQMFILSLINEAEEIKHFIKQNNIDYLYLYGSYSKGEYSNMSDLDLLIITNNKKLDVEELLNFGEKNDLKIETTIYTITEWIKKEKSEFGKNINKIEIYKKEI; encoded by the coding sequence ATGCTAAAAATATTAAAAACATTTAAAGGTTGGAAAGTAATTGAATATTTTCTTAAAAACCCAAATAAAATAATACATATAAAGGGGCTTTCAAGAGAATTAAAAATCAGCCCAAGAACTTCGGAGATATATTGTAAAAAATATTCACAACAAAATATACTTTCTTTTAAAAAATTTGCTAATACCTCCCAATATTCATTAAATAACAATCATTATTTAGTTAAATCCCTTAAACAAATGTTTATTTTATCTTTAATAAATGAAGCTGAAGAAATTAAACATTTTATTAAACAAAACAATATAGATTATTTATATTTATACGGCAGTTATTCTAAAGGAGAATATTCAAATATGAGCGACTTAGATTTATTAATAATAACCAATAATAAAAAATTAGATGTAGAAGAATTATTAAATTTTGGCGAGAAAAATGATTTAAAAATAGAAACTACAATATATACAATAACTGAATGGATTAAAAAAGAAAAATCAGAATTTGGTAAAAATATTAATAAAATTGAAATATATAAAAAGGAGATTTAA
- a CDS encoding type II toxin-antitoxin system PemK/MazF family toxin — MQKNYSTFNQGDIVIVELPFSDISGSKLRPALVINSSNLNSQDVILLKITSHFKITEKDLFVPLTIEDTEKKSLLKNSYIQTDFILTLDSILINKRIDKINDKKLEEIKNKLKVVFDL; from the coding sequence ATGCAGAAGAATTATTCAACCTTTAATCAAGGAGATATAGTTATTGTTGAACTTCCCTTTTCAGATATTTCAGGTTCAAAATTAAGGCCTGCACTTGTTATAAATTCATCAAATTTAAATTCTCAAGATGTTATTTTATTAAAAATCACATCTCATTTTAAAATTACTGAAAAAGATTTATTTGTGCCATTGACTATTGAAGATACTGAAAAAAAATCTTTACTTAAAAATAGTTATATCCAAACAGATTTTATTTTGACTTTAGATAGTATTTTAATAAATAAAAGAATAGATAAAATAAATGATAAAAAATTAGAAGAAATTAAAAATAAACTTAAAGTAGTTTTTGATTTGTAG